From a region of the Nitrospira sp. genome:
- the gspK gene encoding type II secretion system minor pseudopilin GspK: protein MPRADERGVALLLALLILTLLTALILEFDAEARREYRAAATFRDDYKASMLTRAAVQAARAVLQQDLMREKMTGQKYDGPTDIWAMPIKNYAIGDGFLTAQIQDEMGKLNLNDLASSSGSEVEQKKKVLRVKRLFELLRVNPNLVDALIDWVDQDEVPQPTGAESLYYQSLRPPYRSANSPLPGLGDLRLIKGFTPDIIERISPYVTVYPLEGGAAVNLNTADPIVIQTLDPSISQTVAIEIVQGRPYKTKVELDRIGNFQEIGRALRNDYDVRSDYFSARLTITINETTKSSLAILRRDAGKGESTVEYLRVL from the coding sequence ATGCCAAGAGCTGATGAACGGGGCGTCGCGCTTCTACTGGCGCTGCTGATACTGACCCTGCTGACAGCGCTCATCCTTGAATTTGACGCGGAAGCTCGCCGTGAGTACAGAGCTGCCGCCACCTTTCGCGACGACTATAAGGCCAGCATGCTGACGCGGGCCGCCGTGCAGGCAGCGCGGGCGGTGCTGCAGCAGGATCTCATGCGCGAAAAGATGACCGGTCAAAAATACGACGGCCCCACCGATATTTGGGCCATGCCGATCAAGAATTATGCGATCGGAGACGGATTCCTGACCGCGCAAATCCAAGACGAGATGGGGAAATTGAACCTGAACGACCTCGCGTCAAGTTCGGGAAGCGAGGTGGAGCAGAAAAAGAAGGTCCTCCGGGTCAAACGATTATTCGAACTGCTCAGGGTCAACCCGAACCTGGTCGATGCGCTCATCGATTGGGTCGACCAGGATGAAGTGCCCCAACCGACCGGCGCGGAGAGCCTGTACTACCAATCGCTGAGGCCGCCTTACCGATCCGCCAACAGTCCGCTGCCGGGCCTAGGAGATCTGCGGCTCATCAAGGGATTTACTCCGGACATTATCGAGCGAATCTCTCCATATGTCACCGTGTACCCGTTGGAGGGTGGCGCAGCGGTGAATCTCAACACGGCTGATCCCATCGTCATCCAAACGCTCGACCCGAGCATCAGCCAGACCGTCGCGATTGAAATCGTGCAGGGACGCCCCTACAAAACCAAGGTTGAACTCGACCGGATCGGAAACTTTCAAGAAATCGGTCGAGCGTTGAGGAACGACTACGATGTGAGGTCGGACTATTTCTCCGCGCGCCTCACCATCACCATCAACGAAACAACCAAGAGTTCCCTTGCAATCTTGAGGCGAGACGCCGGTAAAGGCGAGAGCACCGTGGAGTACTTGCGGGTGCTTTAG
- a CDS encoding response regulator, protein MSMLDARNQLLIIDPCRETQARIVRHLEGRGFSVVAASDPATALTAIDLASPDIVITDAFLPEAAGLRLVKEIRARHELCPVIVMARDAPEPIIVEALRVGAADYLHKPIVEEELARALQRAQDLLPGDLAELPGLCLSEYRLTVDSDPTHIPGVISWLIKTTASTLPPIQRLHLRGTLQELLFNAIEHGNLEIFYQEKREALINGHYEQLLANRLAQSRLRDRRVVIHVLHDKSANNLVYRITDEGKGFKWRSLLTRSQDGCESVGANGRGIFLARSFFPCLTYNERGNEAMITVPLE, encoded by the coding sequence ATGAGCATGCTCGATGCTCGCAACCAGCTCTTGATCATCGATCCATGTCGAGAAACGCAGGCACGTATCGTCCGACATCTGGAGGGGAGAGGATTTTCGGTCGTCGCCGCGTCTGATCCGGCGACCGCTCTGACTGCGATCGATCTGGCTTCGCCGGACATTGTTATCACCGACGCGTTTCTTCCGGAAGCAGCCGGTCTCAGACTGGTCAAAGAGATCAGGGCCCGGCATGAGCTCTGTCCGGTCATCGTGATGGCGAGAGATGCGCCGGAACCCATCATTGTCGAGGCGCTTCGCGTCGGGGCTGCCGACTATCTCCACAAGCCCATCGTCGAGGAAGAACTGGCCCGCGCGCTGCAGCGTGCTCAGGATCTACTGCCTGGAGACCTGGCGGAGCTGCCTGGACTTTGCCTGTCGGAATATCGACTGACGGTCGATTCCGACCCCACACACATTCCGGGGGTCATTTCCTGGTTGATCAAGACGACGGCCTCGACCTTGCCTCCGATACAACGGCTCCATCTTCGGGGAACCCTTCAGGAGTTGCTCTTCAACGCGATCGAACATGGGAATCTCGAGATCTTTTATCAGGAGAAGCGGGAAGCTCTGATTAACGGCCACTATGAGCAACTCCTCGCCAACCGCCTCGCCCAATCTCGGCTCCGAGACCGCCGGGTGGTCATTCATGTGCTTCACGACAAGAGTGCCAACAACTTGGTGTACCGCATCACCGATGAGGGAAAGGGCTTCAAGTGGCGGAGTCTGCTCACGCGATCCCAGGACGGTTGTGAGTCCGTAGGCGCGAACGGGCGAGGGATCTTTTTGGCCCGATCGTTCTTTCCTTGCTTGACATACAACGAACGGGGGAATGAGGCGATGATTACGGTGCCGCTTGAGTAG
- a CDS encoding Hpt domain-containing protein, with product MTLDPVFNLDEALARVDHDREIFQMMVELFVEHGPKDLGEAQAALSGQNAVGLARSSHRLKGAILQFCAPAALHACKDLEEAAKAGNLTQAGEHYDALERELLRLLAALRRVLDEGIAA from the coding sequence ATGACTCTTGACCCCGTCTTCAACCTCGACGAGGCCCTCGCCCGCGTGGATCACGATCGAGAGATCTTTCAGATGATGGTGGAATTGTTTGTCGAGCATGGCCCGAAGGACTTGGGCGAAGCTCAGGCGGCGCTGAGCGGCCAGAATGCCGTAGGGTTGGCGCGATCCAGTCACCGCTTGAAGGGAGCGATTCTCCAGTTCTGCGCTCCGGCTGCCCTTCACGCCTGCAAAGACCTGGAAGAAGCGGCGAAAGCCGGAAATTTAACGCAAGCCGGAGAACACTACGACGCGTTGGAACGCGAACTTCTTCGCCTTCTGGCGGCGCTCCGCCGGGTACTCGACGAGGGAATCGCCGCATGA
- a CDS encoding SpoIIE family protein phosphatase has translation MPTPLPVTMLRHSEGGKEQTVLVVDDEPVARIALAARLKRLGYRVIEAGDGKAGLDMLRRERPDLTILDWMMPEMDGPSFCELVRQDPELLTSQILMMTSHDQPEQIAEGLARGADDFLSKAASKYEITARVQAGMRAATLIRRLEHVTEEIQRKQEAIERELQSAARYVESLLPVAGTLLHGVRMVHAYRPSLALGGDLFNVVPWSEDVLGLYLLDASGHGVSPALRSASFSTFLRRDSLLHAVGSNDPGAILTEANKQFPLTEDGNYFTIIFARLDTRSRTLSYSTAGHNGALLHRRSGEICRMARPNFPLGFDGSMTYLTEKVPVEPGDRLYLLSDGLYEVPSSSGELWGQDRLEKTIRSFGDRPLEEVVSGTIETAIGWLGHEQFPDDVALMGLEISELRETFHDS, from the coding sequence ATGCCGACTCCATTACCCGTGACTATGCTCCGCCATTCAGAAGGTGGGAAAGAGCAAACCGTTCTGGTTGTGGACGACGAGCCTGTTGCGCGCATCGCATTGGCGGCTCGGCTCAAACGGCTCGGTTATCGTGTGATCGAAGCCGGCGATGGAAAGGCCGGACTCGATATGCTTCGACGCGAGCGGCCGGATCTGACCATCTTGGACTGGATGATGCCGGAAATGGATGGCCCGTCCTTCTGCGAACTGGTTCGTCAAGATCCGGAACTCCTGACGAGCCAGATTCTCATGATGACGAGTCATGATCAGCCCGAGCAAATCGCTGAAGGGCTGGCCCGCGGTGCGGATGACTTTCTCAGCAAGGCCGCAAGCAAGTATGAAATTACCGCTCGAGTCCAGGCCGGGATGCGCGCGGCGACGTTGATCAGAAGGCTGGAGCATGTGACGGAAGAAATCCAGCGAAAACAGGAGGCCATCGAACGGGAACTCCAGTCTGCCGCACGCTATGTCGAATCACTCCTTCCCGTTGCGGGGACGCTCTTGCACGGTGTTCGCATGGTGCATGCCTATCGACCGTCGCTTGCGTTGGGGGGTGATCTCTTCAATGTCGTCCCGTGGAGCGAAGACGTGCTGGGGCTGTATTTGCTCGATGCGTCCGGGCACGGTGTCTCTCCGGCTCTGCGCTCCGCGTCGTTTTCGACCTTTTTGCGGAGGGACAGCCTGCTGCATGCCGTCGGATCGAACGATCCGGGCGCCATCCTGACAGAAGCAAATAAACAGTTTCCTCTGACGGAGGATGGAAACTACTTTACGATCATCTTTGCCAGACTCGATACCCGCTCTCGCACACTCTCTTATTCGACAGCCGGACACAATGGGGCGCTTCTTCACCGCCGGTCGGGTGAAATCTGTCGGATGGCTCGACCAAATTTTCCGCTTGGCTTCGATGGGTCGATGACCTACCTCACAGAAAAGGTCCCTGTTGAGCCGGGTGATCGCCTGTACCTTCTGAGTGACGGTCTCTATGAAGTGCCGTCGTCGAGCGGCGAACTGTGGGGGCAAGATCGTCTGGAGAAGACGATTCGTTCATTCGGCGATCGCCCTCTGGAAGAGGTCGTCTCGGGGACCATCGAGACGGCGATCGGGTGGCTGGGGCACGAACAATTTCCCGATGATGTGGCGTTGATGGGTCTCGAAATCTCCGAATTGAGAGAGACCTTTCATGACTCTTGA
- a CDS encoding STAS domain-containing protein — MSMQTKERPVPNGVILEMTGDLTYANREQFKTAVETIRQKGCRHLILNMAEVRFVDSSGLGLLALVSQNFKLSQAKVSMLKPQSYVREIMSLANIQKLIPVYDNEQDALAGHQRAA; from the coding sequence ATGTCGATGCAGACGAAAGAGCGCCCCGTGCCGAACGGTGTCATTCTCGAGATGACGGGCGATCTCACCTATGCCAATCGCGAACAATTCAAGACGGCCGTGGAAACCATCCGGCAAAAAGGCTGTCGGCATTTGATCTTGAACATGGCCGAGGTCCGATTCGTGGACAGCTCCGGCCTCGGATTATTGGCCCTCGTCTCGCAGAACTTCAAGTTGAGTCAGGCGAAAGTGAGTATGTTGAAGCCTCAAAGCTATGTGCGGGAGATCATGAGCCTGGCGAATATTCAGAAGTTGATTCCTGTCTACGACAACGAGCAAGACGCATTGGCCGGACACCAACGCGCAGCCTAG
- a CDS encoding STAS domain-containing protein, which translates to MAITQRITHNATLIDIDDVFTYRNRKDFSSAVTHFRESGGRHLIVNLHEVTYMDSAAVGLLALTSQQLTADNRSISLVDPQGTVKQILEMANIDRMIAVFPSEQAAVDARAA; encoded by the coding sequence ATGGCGATCACTCAACGGATCACACACAACGCGACATTGATAGACATCGACGACGTCTTCACGTACCGTAATCGCAAGGATTTCTCCTCTGCGGTGACGCATTTCAGGGAGTCCGGAGGCAGGCATCTCATCGTCAATCTGCACGAGGTGACCTACATGGATAGTGCCGCAGTGGGTCTCCTGGCGTTGACGTCTCAGCAGCTCACGGCGGACAACCGAAGCATCAGCCTCGTGGACCCGCAAGGTACGGTGAAGCAGATTTTGGAGATGGCGAATATAGACCGGATGATCGCAGTATTTCCCAGCGAGCAGGCTGCGGTTGATGCTCGCGCCGCTTGA
- a CDS encoding chemotaxis response regulator protein-glutamate methylesterase, giving the protein MKKIRVLTIDDSALIRQVLATLLSKDPEIEVIGAAPDPYIAREKIKALSPDVLTLDVEMPKMDGLTFLEKLMRGHPMPVVMVSSLTEAGCQTTLRALELGAVDFITKPKIDLREGMEELAQDLIAKVKAAAVARIRASTPNRGAEGSATRSEWRETVYNSSSAMIKTTDTIIAIGSSTGGTEAVKQVLEMLPPHTPPILITQHMPERFTKTWADRLNSLCRISVKEAQDGDSVLPGHALIAPGNYHMTLVRSGARYTARINQEPPVNRHRPSVDVMFASVARYAGANAIGVILTGMGGDGAKEMLTMKQAGAFTIAQDEASCVVFGMPKEAIKAGAVDKVLPLDDIAGAILTHVSRG; this is encoded by the coding sequence ATGAAGAAGATTCGCGTCTTGACGATCGACGATTCAGCGCTGATTCGGCAAGTCCTGGCGACTCTCTTATCGAAGGATCCGGAAATTGAAGTGATCGGGGCCGCGCCTGACCCCTATATCGCGCGAGAAAAGATTAAGGCCTTGAGTCCTGACGTGCTGACGCTCGATGTAGAAATGCCAAAAATGGACGGCCTGACGTTCTTGGAGAAGTTGATGCGTGGGCATCCGATGCCGGTGGTGATGGTCAGCTCTCTGACGGAAGCCGGCTGTCAAACGACGTTGCGTGCACTGGAGCTCGGCGCCGTGGATTTCATTACGAAGCCCAAGATCGACCTTCGAGAAGGCATGGAGGAGCTCGCGCAAGATCTGATCGCCAAGGTTAAAGCGGCCGCGGTAGCCCGCATCCGGGCTTCAACGCCGAATCGAGGAGCGGAAGGATCTGCGACAAGAAGTGAATGGCGAGAGACGGTATATAATTCTTCTTCCGCGATGATCAAGACGACCGACACCATCATTGCCATCGGCTCATCGACCGGCGGAACAGAGGCGGTGAAGCAAGTGTTGGAAATGCTTCCGCCTCATACACCCCCCATCCTGATCACGCAGCACATGCCGGAACGCTTTACGAAGACATGGGCTGATCGGTTAAACAGCCTCTGCCGGATCTCCGTAAAGGAAGCTCAAGATGGAGACAGTGTATTGCCTGGACATGCGTTGATCGCCCCAGGAAATTATCACATGACGTTGGTCAGGAGCGGGGCCCGGTACACGGCGCGCATCAACCAAGAGCCACCGGTCAATCGTCATCGCCCGTCGGTCGATGTGATGTTTGCATCGGTAGCGCGCTATGCCGGCGCCAACGCGATTGGGGTGATCTTGACCGGAATGGGAGGCGACGGCGCCAAGGAAATGTTGACGATGAAGCAGGCCGGCGCGTTTACGATTGCACAAGATGAAGCGAGTTGCGTCGTATTCGGTATGCCGAAAGAGGCGATCAAAGCGGGCGCCGTCGACAAGGTTCTACCGCTGGATGACATTGCCGGCGCCATCCTTACCCACGTGAGCCGCGGTTGA
- the cheD gene encoding chemoreceptor glutamine deamidase CheD: MSQPEADQFSHIRRMRDRRFPHEIASILPGEFFVSREPMVVYTVLGSCISACIRDPIVRVGGMNHFMLPEPKENAHDSWGESTRYGSFAMESLINEILKRGGIKSRLEIKLFGAGRIYDGHIDVGDKNAKWVIQYLKSEGLTVLKTDLGDVFPRKVYYFTESGRVLLKKLERIKNRTIFERENEYATRIQQREQQPAEDVTLF, encoded by the coding sequence ATGTCACAGCCTGAAGCCGATCAATTTTCCCATATCCGACGGATGCGTGACAGGCGCTTCCCTCACGAAATCGCATCGATTCTTCCTGGAGAATTCTTTGTCAGCCGTGAACCGATGGTCGTCTATACCGTGCTCGGCTCATGCATCTCAGCGTGTATCCGGGATCCGATCGTCAGAGTGGGCGGGATGAACCATTTCATGCTCCCGGAACCGAAAGAGAATGCCCATGACTCTTGGGGGGAATCGACTCGTTATGGCTCCTTTGCCATGGAGTCTCTCATCAATGAAATCCTCAAACGCGGCGGGATCAAAAGTCGCTTGGAGATCAAACTGTTTGGGGCGGGGAGAATTTACGACGGACACATCGACGTGGGAGACAAGAACGCGAAATGGGTGATTCAGTACCTGAAGAGCGAAGGTCTGACCGTGTTGAAAACCGATTTGGGGGATGTCTTCCCAAGAAAGGTGTATTACTTCACCGAATCGGGGCGTGTGCTCTTGAAAAAACTCGAGCGGATCAAAAATCGAACGATCTTCGAACGCGAAAATGAATACGCCACACGCATCCAGCAACGTGAGCAACAGCCGGCGGAGGACGTGACACTGTTCTGA
- a CDS encoding protein-glutamate O-methyltransferase CheR yields MSNVQWSAGHHAGCEIRFDGAAGASQCEAAEAGCVTAHQPEFQVQSGAYQVDYKITAKEFEHFRTLIYDESGISLNEQKQSLLESRLAKRLRELGLETFSQYYDKVTVDPTQEEFTRMLDLISTNKTDFFREPKHFDFLRDVILPELMPQKRIRIWSSACSTGEEPYTIAMTLFEGVHNPLEWDFKILASDLSTRVLAKASAGVYDEDRFRDVPPTMLRRHFLRGCGESKGCYKVKPHLASMIRFRRLNLMDDDFPIKNPLDLIFCRNVMIYFDRPTQETLVNKFYRYLKPGGYLFIGHSESLQWVKHAFKALEPTIYQRER; encoded by the coding sequence ATGTCCAATGTTCAGTGGAGCGCGGGACATCACGCCGGCTGCGAGATACGATTCGACGGGGCAGCCGGGGCCAGCCAATGCGAGGCTGCGGAGGCTGGTTGCGTAACAGCTCATCAGCCTGAATTTCAGGTCCAGTCAGGGGCATACCAAGTGGATTACAAAATCACAGCCAAGGAATTTGAACATTTCCGGACACTTATTTATGACGAGAGCGGAATCTCGCTCAACGAGCAAAAGCAAAGTTTGCTGGAGTCCAGGTTAGCTAAACGCCTGCGGGAGCTCGGGCTCGAGACCTTTTCGCAGTATTACGACAAGGTGACGGTGGATCCGACGCAGGAAGAGTTCACTCGGATGCTGGATTTAATTTCAACCAACAAGACCGATTTCTTCCGCGAGCCCAAACACTTTGACTTTCTCCGTGACGTCATTCTGCCGGAGTTGATGCCGCAGAAACGTATCCGTATTTGGTCGTCTGCCTGCTCGACCGGGGAAGAACCTTACACGATCGCGATGACGCTCTTTGAGGGCGTTCATAACCCGCTGGAATGGGATTTCAAGATTCTGGCGTCCGACCTGTCGACACGCGTTCTGGCCAAGGCATCAGCGGGTGTTTACGACGAAGACCGATTTCGAGACGTGCCTCCGACCATGCTGAGGCGGCATTTTCTTCGCGGGTGCGGCGAGAGCAAGGGTTGCTATAAGGTCAAGCCGCACTTGGCTTCCATGATCCGCTTTCGGCGACTCAATTTGATGGATGATGATTTCCCCATCAAGAACCCGCTGGATTTGATTTTCTGTCGAAACGTCATGATCTATTTCGACCGTCCGACCCAAGAAACACTCGTCAATAAATTTTACCGGTACCTGAAACCGGGCGGATATTTGTTCATTGGACACTCTGAAAGCCTTCAATGGGTCAAGCATGCCTTCAAAGCCTTGGAGCCGACAATTTATCAAAGAGAGCGATGA
- a CDS encoding MCP four helix bundle domain-containing protein, giving the protein MNTLRNLKTRSKLLISFGLVGLLLVAVGVLSITGIDKLNQRMNVIYKVNLTSLKLLGDLHGQAERMSALVAWHILAYDSTTMAKWTQEIGKLDEDVDRFVTEYQPLIVAESERGIYERFKTSWAEYKEIRTKVMQLSSNFSKDGAAEIQRTELAQKLAGILEAINGLTHENEVQAKETFDTSLEMASTLHTTNIIIMGAGLLLGMFLGWLISRSVAGGLSDILKAAQALGAGNLTARSSITTKDDIGGLAEAFNRMGEQIESNVKESLESKYKMAALDRAEAVIELNTDGTIITANQNFLSCLGYTLDEIKGHHHRMFAEPAYAASTEYQAFWAKLNRGEFDAGVYRRVGKGSKEIWIQASYNPMLDGDGKVSKVVMFAADITGQKQAQNEVEKLIGAAATGNLSDRINTGRFQGSAKDLVSSFNQLLDAVSKPLHEAQIVLTALASGDLTKQMTGAYQGEFDQMKMSLNTAITQLTQTVSLVRDAVEAVTAGAEEISKGSDDLAQRTSEQAGALEETSASMEEMTSTVKQNADNSKQANQLAIAARDIANKGGAVTTRAVDAMGEINKSSKKIADIITVIDEIAFQTNLLALNAAVEAARAGEHGRGFAVVAAEVRNLAQRSATAAKEIKGLINESIQRVTDGTELVNQSGKTLEEIVGSVKRVTDIIAEISAASQEQASGIDQVNKAIMQMDEGTQQNAALVEETASASQSMKEQAKELMRQVEVFKVQQSENRRAVEATKSAVAGKQPAKPAVSTYNLKTTKRPATSARSAEEHQPVALTSGSGRDRRDKADEFEEF; this is encoded by the coding sequence GTGAATACCCTGCGGAATCTTAAGACCAGATCCAAGCTGCTGATCAGCTTCGGGCTCGTGGGGCTGCTTTTGGTAGCGGTCGGAGTGCTGTCGATCACCGGCATCGACAAGCTGAATCAGCGAATGAACGTAATTTACAAGGTGAATCTGACCTCGCTCAAGCTGCTTGGAGATCTGCATGGGCAGGCTGAACGGATGAGCGCGCTCGTGGCCTGGCACATTCTCGCGTATGACTCGACGACGATGGCCAAATGGACCCAGGAAATCGGCAAGCTCGACGAAGATGTCGATCGCTTTGTAACAGAGTATCAGCCGCTTATCGTCGCGGAATCGGAACGTGGGATCTATGAGCGTTTCAAAACCAGCTGGGCTGAATATAAAGAGATCCGCACAAAAGTCATGCAGCTGAGCTCGAACTTCAGCAAAGATGGTGCGGCTGAGATCCAGCGGACCGAGTTGGCCCAGAAACTTGCCGGTATTCTGGAAGCGATCAACGGCCTGACTCACGAGAACGAAGTCCAAGCCAAGGAAACGTTCGACACCAGTTTAGAAATGGCCTCTACTCTTCATACCACCAATATCATCATCATGGGTGCCGGCCTGCTCTTAGGAATGTTCTTAGGTTGGCTCATCTCGCGCTCAGTAGCCGGAGGATTGAGCGATATTTTGAAGGCGGCGCAAGCGCTGGGAGCGGGCAACCTGACGGCACGATCAAGCATCACGACCAAGGACGATATCGGCGGCCTCGCCGAAGCATTCAACCGGATGGGGGAACAGATCGAATCGAATGTGAAGGAGTCGCTCGAGTCCAAATACAAGATGGCCGCACTGGATCGAGCGGAAGCCGTGATTGAATTGAATACAGACGGCACCATTATCACAGCCAACCAGAACTTCCTCAGCTGTTTGGGCTACACCCTCGACGAAATCAAAGGCCATCATCATCGGATGTTCGCCGAGCCCGCGTATGCCGCGTCGACCGAATATCAGGCTTTTTGGGCCAAACTCAACCGTGGGGAGTTCGATGCCGGTGTCTATCGCCGGGTTGGGAAGGGAAGCAAGGAAATTTGGATTCAGGCCTCCTACAACCCGATGTTGGACGGCGATGGAAAAGTGTCAAAGGTTGTCATGTTCGCCGCCGACATCACCGGCCAAAAGCAGGCGCAGAACGAGGTGGAAAAACTTATCGGCGCCGCCGCCACAGGGAATCTCTCGGATCGAATCAATACCGGACGGTTCCAAGGGTCAGCGAAGGATCTCGTGTCCAGCTTTAACCAGCTGCTCGATGCCGTCTCTAAGCCGCTGCACGAAGCGCAGATCGTCTTGACGGCGCTCGCCTCCGGCGACCTGACCAAGCAAATGACGGGCGCGTATCAAGGCGAGTTCGACCAGATGAAGATGAGCCTCAATACGGCGATCACGCAATTGACTCAAACGGTGTCGCTTGTGCGCGACGCGGTCGAAGCCGTCACAGCCGGAGCGGAAGAAATCAGCAAGGGCAGTGATGATCTCGCGCAACGGACCAGCGAGCAGGCCGGGGCCTTGGAGGAAACTTCCGCATCAATGGAAGAAATGACGTCCACCGTCAAACAGAACGCCGATAACTCCAAGCAAGCGAATCAGTTGGCCATCGCGGCGCGAGATATCGCCAACAAGGGAGGAGCGGTTACCACCAGGGCGGTCGATGCGATGGGAGAGATCAACAAGAGCAGCAAAAAAATCGCCGATATCATCACCGTTATCGACGAAATCGCCTTCCAGACGAATCTGTTGGCATTGAATGCCGCCGTGGAAGCGGCTCGAGCGGGGGAACATGGGCGAGGGTTCGCGGTGGTGGCAGCCGAGGTGCGGAATTTAGCCCAGCGCTCCGCGACCGCTGCCAAAGAGATCAAGGGCTTGATCAATGAGTCCATCCAACGCGTTACGGACGGCACCGAATTGGTCAATCAGTCCGGGAAGACGCTTGAGGAGATCGTCGGGTCCGTCAAGCGCGTCACCGACATCATCGCCGAGATCAGCGCGGCGTCACAGGAGCAAGCCAGCGGTATCGATCAGGTGAACAAGGCGATTATGCAGATGGACGAGGGCACCCAGCAGAATGCCGCTCTGGTCGAGGAAACCGCCTCTGCCAGCCAGTCGATGAAGGAACAGGCCAAAGAGTTGATGCGGCAAGTGGAGGTATTCAAGGTCCAGCAGTCTGAAAACAGGCGCGCAGTAGAGGCGACGAAGAGCGCGGTGGCCGGCAAACAACCGGCCAAGCCGGCGGTGAGCACATACAATCTGAAGACGACGAAGAGGCCGGCGACCTCTGCCCGATCAGCCGAAGAGCATCAGCCGGTCGCTCTGACATCGGGCAGCGGCAGGGACCGTCGCGACAAGGCAGACGAGTTTGAGGAGTTTTAA
- a CDS encoding chemotaxis protein CheW produces the protein MAASTTESATKELNQRIGLTTDGSQFLTFNLGDEFYGVDILRVQEIKGYTAVTKIPNTPAHIKGVLNLRGTIVPIVELRTKFSLPTIEYTPFTVIIVVVVRDKVMGLVVDSVSDVLNIDAKEIQSPPKFGAKVDVTFISGIGKSGDKLVALLDIDRLLMDGELPENGGSAAA, from the coding sequence ATGGCAGCATCGACGACAGAAAGCGCGACCAAAGAGCTCAATCAGCGGATCGGGCTGACCACGGACGGCAGTCAGTTTTTGACGTTCAATCTGGGTGACGAATTCTACGGCGTCGATATTCTGCGCGTGCAAGAGATCAAGGGGTATACCGCTGTCACCAAGATCCCCAACACTCCGGCCCATATCAAGGGCGTCCTTAATCTGCGCGGGACCATCGTTCCCATCGTCGAGCTTCGCACCAAATTCAGCTTGCCGACAATCGAGTACACACCCTTCACAGTCATTATCGTCGTCGTGGTGCGTGACAAGGTCATGGGGCTCGTCGTCGATTCAGTTTCCGACGTCCTGAACATCGACGCGAAAGAGATTCAATCTCCCCCAAAATTTGGGGCCAAAGTCGATGTGACCTTTATCAGCGGCATCGGGAAGTCCGGCGATAAACTCGTGGCTTTGCTGGATATCGACCGGTTGCTGATGGACGGAGAGTTGCCGGAGAACGGCGGCTCGGCTGCTGCTTAG